GTGCCAAGTATCCTAAACCACGAATGGTTTTGATGATTAACGTTGAGCCATCTAATTGTTTTCTGAGACGCGTTAGCGTTTGTTCTATGGCGTTTGGAGTATAGGCTTCATCGTAGCGATAAAGACGATTTGAAATGTCATCTTTGGTCAGCACTCGATCCAGATTTTTTAAGAAAAGCTCCAATAATTGAAGCTCCCTTGGACGTAAATCCAATAGCGCACCATCGACTCTCGCGGAATGAGCCGCCAAGTCGTACACCAGATTCCCGCACTGCATTTCGTTGCTCGCTTCACCTCGTTCACGACGATACAACGCACGACAACGAGCGGCTAACTCACG
The sequence above is a segment of the Marinomonas sp. IMCC 4694 genome. Coding sequences within it:
- a CDS encoding response regulator transcription factor, whose protein sequence is MRMLLIEDNESLADSIRVYFQNLGHPIDWIGSVEKAEASLSFDDFDLLILDINLPGKSGFQLLQSLRNKGNKIPVLVLTARTEVDDRVSSLDFGADDYLAKPFDFRELAARCRALYRRERGEASNEMQCGNLVYDLAAHSARVDGALLDLRPRELQLLELFLKNLDRVLTKDDISNRLYRYDEAYTPNAIEQTLTRLRKQLDGSTLIIKTIRGLGYLAHVDD